The Carassius gibelio isolate Cgi1373 ecotype wild population from Czech Republic chromosome B9, carGib1.2-hapl.c, whole genome shotgun sequence genome includes a region encoding these proteins:
- the LOC127964630 gene encoding uncharacterized protein LOC127964630: MFQASSPAVHGGHLSTWLKAVTTPFLPKDAINLQHPEQLDTELDELMARDPNQSDYYRELARIFGSLVPILVAQAPLSERSNIAEEAWKDQAPTQSHLDQLLLETQNQREKEDDTDPELQTGVERLHNALQDLRLDTDQREQLEREARKDLTKKLQQGDALLKRAETELKERDYKTWACKTHLQAARAKFNKLQDELDTVHTELRQSHRLQSGWIGETHTTKFLPGRHSNPFSQEPRAGKGGVTRTSLQEHLSTTEGREPFQRTHVTKPCTAHRELHKLARSISTFIPDPAGGHDVHASLQAIDFHLQTVANVTDVNTLYLLKITASRDVHCFLDRQPETVKAYYQQLLQTLILEFSDPNSDHGLLIAMDLKQGRFENPQTFCSPLRNTYFGACNEPGMEQDFNLKTLFLPNLHASWSFHLRVPACPRNRTTQELRNLAHKACTKQKTICEKTVKNPNVSVSEHCLELTLDGALQHHSHRHLYRESIPFQASRGQHSAATSETAEILRVLKVLLHMKTHKEDEPSTQNTARHLQTTELTVTAQGDSNTQAPQSTPAHPERDSTGPHARYHKHKVPENAVSTTCLRSELHKTTTHRSSHLP; this comes from the coding sequence atgttccaggcatccagtccagcagtccacgggggccacctctcgacatggttgaaagcagtgacgacccccttcctgcccaaggatgccattaacctgcagcacccagagcaactagacaccgagctagatgaactgatggcacgcgatccaaaccaaagcgactactacagagaactcgccaggatcttcggaagcctagttcccattctcgtcgcccaggcaccgctcagtgaacggagcaacatcgcggaggaggcctggaaggaccaggccccaacccagagtcatcttgatcagcttctcctcgagacccagaaccagcgcgagaaagaggacgacacagatccagagctacagacaggagttgaaagacttcacaatgccctgcaagatcttcgcctcgacacggatcaaagagaacagctggagagagaagccagaaaagacctcaccaagaaactccagcaaggtgacgctctcctaaaaagagcagagactgaattgaaagaaagagactataaaacctgggcctgcaaaacacacttgcaagcggcccgagctaaattcaacaagctccaagatgaacttgacactgttcacactgaactgagacaatctcacaggttacagagtggctggatcggagaaacgcacaccacaaaatttctcccgggccgccactccaaccctttcagccaagaacccagagctggaaaagggggtgtaacaagaaccagcttacaagaacatctgtcaacaacggagggaagagaacccttccagagaacgcatgtcaccaaaccctgcactgctcacagagaacttcacaagctagccagaagcatctctacattcattccagatcctgcaggaggacatgatgttcatgcttctttacaagccattgactttcatttgcaaactgtcgccaacgtgacagatgtgaacacattgtacctgttaaaaatcacggccagccgtgatgtgcattgctttctggatcgtcaaccagagactgtcaaagcgtactaccagcaactgctacagactttgattcttgaattctctgatccaaactcagaccatgggctccttattgctatggacctcaaacagggccgatttgaaaacccacagactttctgtagtccgctacgaaacacctacttcggagcatgcaacgaaccaggtatggaacaggatttcaacttaaaaactctgttcctcccaaacctacatgccagttggagttttcatctcagagtcccagcgtgtccccgtaacaggactacacaagagttacggaacttagcccacaaagcttgcaccaagcaaaagactatttgtgaaaagactgtgaaaaaccccaacgtctctgtctctgagcactgcttggagttaaccctagatggcgctctacaacaccacagtcacagacatctttacagagagtcaataccattccaagccagcagagggcaacacagtgcagccacgtctgagacagcagagatcctgagggtgctgaaagtgcttcttcacatgaaaactcacaaggaagatgagccaagcacccagaacactgcccgtcatctacagaccacagagctaactgtcacagcacaaggtgacagcaacacccaagctccacagtcaacacctgcacaccctgaacgagacagcacaggtcctcacgccaggtaccacaaacacaaggtaccagaaaatgctgtttcgactacctgccttcgcagcgagctacacaaaaccaccacccaccgatcgtcccacctgccctaa